In Nostocoides sp. HKS02, the DNA window CCTTGACGCCGATGCGACCGAACGTGGTGCGGGCCTCGTAGAAGCCGTAGTCAATCTGCGCACGCAGGGTGTGCAGCGGGACGCGACCCTCACGGTAGAACTCGGTGCGGGACATCTCAGCGCCGCCGAGACGGCCCGAGACCTGGACACGGATGCCCTTGGCGCCGGCGCGGGTGGCGGACTGCATGCCCTTGCGCATCGCGCGACGGAACGAGACGCGAGCAGAGAGCTGCTCGGCGATGCCCTGCGCGACGAGCTGGCTGTCGACCTCGGGGTTCTTGACCTCGAGGATGTTCAGCTGGACCTGCTTGCCCGTGAGCTTCTCGAGCTCACCGCGGATGCGGTCGGCCTCGGCGCCACGGCGACCGATGACGATGCCCGGGCGCGCGGTGTGGATGTCCACACGCACGCGGTCACGGGTGCGCTCGATCTCGACGCGGGAGATGCCGGCCCGCTCCATGCCCTCGGACATGAGCTTGCGGATGGCGACGTCTTCCTTGACGTAGTCGCGGTACCGCTGACCCTCCTTGGTGGAGTCAGCGAACCAGCGGCTCTTGTGCTCGGTGGTGATGCCGAGGCGGAAGCCGTGCGGGTTGACCTTCTGGCCCATTAGCGGGTGCCTCCCTTGGTGGTCTTCGGCGTGACGACCACGGTGATGTGGCTGGTGCGCTTGTTGATGCGGGCCGCACGGCCCTGGGCGCGCGGGCGGAACCGCTTCATCGTCGGGCCCTCGTCGACGAAGGCAGCGCTGATGAACAGCGTGCGCTCGTCGAACGGCTCCGAAGCCCGGTCGGCCTTGACCCGAGCGTTCGCGATGGCGCTCTCGAGCACCTTCTGGATCGGCTCCGACGCGGACTGCGGGGCGAACTGCAGCACCGACACGGCATCGACGGCCTTCTTGCCGCGGATGAGGTCGACCATGCGTCGCGCCTTCTGGGGCGTGACGCGGACGTGCCGCGCACTCGCCTTGGCTTCCATCACGTTGTCCTTGTTCTCAGTGGGGGCGGCCATCAGCGACGACGCCCCTTCTTGTCGTCCTTCACGTGACCCTTGAACGTGCGGGTCGGCGCGAACTCACCGAGCTTGTGGCCGACCATCGACTCGGTGACGAACACCGGGACGTGCTTGCGGCCGTCGTGCACGGCAAGGGTGTGACCGAGCATGTCCGGGCTGATGACCGAACGACGCGACCAGGTCTTGATGACGTTCTTGGAACCCGCTTCGTTCTGGGCGTCCACCTTCTTCTGAAGGTGATCGTCGATGAAGGGGCCCTTCTTCAGACTGCGAGGCATGTATCCAGGCTCCTATCAGCGCTTCTTGCCAGTACGACGGCGGCGAACGATCAGCTTGTCGCTCGGCTTGCCGGGGCGGCGGGTGCGGCCCTCGGCCTGACCCCACGGGCTGACCGGGTGGCGACCACCGGAGGTCTTGCCCTCACCACCACCGTGCGGGTGGTCGACCGGGTTCATGGCGACACCACGGACGGTCGGGCGCTTGCCCTTCCAGCGCATGCGGCCGGCCTTGCCCCAGTTGATGTTGGACTGCTCGGCGTTGCCCACCTCGCCGACCGTGGCGCGGCAGCGCAGGTCGACGTTGCGGATCTCGCCGGACGGCATACGCAACTGTGCGTAGGGGCCGTCCTTGGCGACGAGCTGCACACGCACCCCAGCCGAGCGGGCGATCTTCGCGCCGCCGCCAGGCTTGAGCTCGACCGCGTGGATGACCGTACCGGTGGGGATGTTGCGCAGCGGCAGGCTTGTTGCCGGGCTTGATGTCGGCCCCAGCGCCGTTCTCGATGTTGGCGCCCTGCTCGAGGCCCTTGGGGGCCAGGATGTAGCGCTTCTCACCGTCGGCGTAGTGCAGCAGCGCGATGCGCGCCGTGCGGTTGGGGTCGTACTCGATGTGAGCGACCTTGGCCGGCACGCCGTCCTTGTCATGACGACGGAAGTCGATGACGCGGTAGGCGCGCTTGTGGCCACCACCGATGTGGCGGGTCGTGATGCGCCCGTTGCTGTTGCGGCCGCCGGACTTGGTCAGTGGACGGACCAGCGACTTCTCCGGCGTGGTGCGCGTGACCTCGACGAAGTCAGCGACGCTGGAGCCGCGGCGACCAGGCGTCGTCGGCTTGTATTTACGGATACCCATGTTCGTAATCCCTTACGTCTCTTCGGCGTCCTCGTCAGGCGCCGGCACCGAAGATGTCGATCGAGCCCTCGCGGAGGGTGACGATCGCACGCTTGGTGTCCTTGCGCTTGCCGATGCCGAACCGCGTGCGGCGGGTCTTGCCGATGCGGTTGAGGGTGTGGACGGAGTCGACCTTGACGTTGAAGACGCGCTCGACGGCGATCTTGATCTCGGTCTTGTTGGCTCGCGGGTCGACGATGAAGGTGTACTTGCCCTGGTTGAGCAGCGAGTACGACTTCTCCGAGACGACGGGCGCGATCAGAATGTCGCGCGGGTCCTTGCCAGCAGCGAGAGTGCTCACTTCGTCTCCTCCTCGGCCTCGGCCTTGGCAGCCTTGGCGGGCTTGTCGGCCTTCTCAGCCTTGGCGGGCTTGTCAGCCTTCGCGGGCTTGTCAGCCTTCTCAGCCTTGTCGGTCGTAGCGGCGGCCTCGACGGCAACCTGGACCTCGACGCTGCCCACGGGCTGGGCGCCACTGACGAACGCGTCCAGCGCAGCGCGGGTGAAGACCACGTCGTCGGCGCAGAGCACGTCGTAGGTGTTCAGCTGGTCGGCGGCGAGCACGTGCACGCCCTCGAGGTTGCGCACCGACTTCATCGACACGAGGTCGCTGCGGTCGAGCACGACGAGCACGTTGGGGCGCTCGGTCAGGCCGGCCAGCAGCGCCAGCGCGTCCTTGGTGGACGGCGCATCGCCGGTCACCAGGGAGTCGACGACGTGGATGCGGTCGTGGCGCGCCCGGTCCGAGAGGGCACCGCGCAGGGCGGCGGCCTTCATCTTCTTGGGGGTGCGCTGCGAGTAGTCACGCGGCTGCGGGCCGTGGACGACGCCACCACCGGCGAACTGCGGGGCGCGGGTCGAGCCCTGACGGGCGCGGCCGGTGCCCTTCTGGCGGTAAGGCTTGCGGCCTCCACCGCGGACCTCGCCACGCGTCTTGGTGGAGTGCGTGCCCTGGCGGGCAGCAGCCATCTGCGCGACGACGACCTGGTGGATCAGCGGGACGTTGACCTGGACGTCGAAGATCTCGACGGGGAGGTCAGCGGCGGTTGTGGTTGCCATCTGGCTCAGGCTCCCTTCGCGGCCGTGCGGACGAGGACGGTGCCGCCACGGGGGCCGGGAACGGCGCCCTTGACGAGCAGCAGGCCCTTGTCGGCGTCCACGGCGTGGATGGTGAGGTTCTGGGTGGTCTGGCGCACGCCGCCCATCCGGCCGGCCATGCGCATGCCCTTGAAGACCCGGCCCGGGGTGGCGCAGCCACCGATCGAACCCGGCTTGCGGTGGTTCTTGTGCGAACCGTGCGAGGAGCTCACGCCGTGGAAGCCGTGACGCTTCATGACACCGGCGAAACCCTTGCCCTTGGTGGTGCCGGTGACGTCGATGTCCTGGCCGGCCTCGAAGGTCTCGACCGTGATCTCCTGGCCGAGCGTGTACTCGGTGGCATCAGCGGTGCGGAGCTCGACGAGGTGGCGGCGGGGGGTCACGCCAGCCTTCTCGAAGTGGCCGGTGAGCGGCTTGGTCACCTTGCGCGGGTCGATGGCGCCGAACGCGATCTGCACGGCGGCGTAGCCGTCGCTCTCGGCCTGGCGAACCTGCGTGACGACGCAGGGCCCGGCCTCGATGACGGTGACGGGGACGAGCCGGTTGTCGGCGTCCCACACCTGGGTCATGCCGAGCTTCGTGCCCAGCACACCCTTCACGGTCTTGGTAGCAGTCATTTCGTCAGCCTCAGAGCTTGATCTCGATGTTGACGTCAGCCGGCAGGTCGAGGCGCATCAGCGAGTCGACGGCCTTGGGCGTCGGGTCGATGATGTCGATGAGGCGCTTGTGGGTGCGCATCTCGAAGTGCTCGCGGCTGTCCTTGTACTTGTGGGGCGAACGGATGACCACGAATACGTTCTTCTCCGTGGGCAGCGGCACGGGGCCAACCACCGTCGCGCCGGCACGGGTGACCGTGTCGACAATCTTGCGCGCCGAGTTGTCGATGACCTCGTGGTCATACGACTTCAGTCGGATGCGGATCTTCTGTCCCGCCATCTCCGTTACGTCTCTCTCTCGCCGAACACTTAGCTTGTAGCCGTCTCTGCTGCCATCCGACCCCC includes these proteins:
- the rplV gene encoding 50S ribosomal protein L22, which translates into the protein MEAKASARHVRVTPQKARRMVDLIRGKKAVDAVSVLQFAPQSASEPIQKVLESAIANARVKADRASEPFDERTLFISAAFVDEGPTMKRFRPRAQGRAARINKRTSHITVVVTPKTTKGGTR
- the rpsC gene encoding 30S ribosomal protein S3; its protein translation is MGQKVNPHGFRLGITTEHKSRWFADSTKEGQRYRDYVKEDVAIRKLMSEGMERAGISRVEIERTRDRVRVDIHTARPGIVIGRRGAEADRIRGELEKLTGKQVQLNILEVKNPEVDSQLVAQGIAEQLSARVSFRRAMRKGMQSATRAGAKGIRVQVSGRLGGAEMSRTEFYREGRVPLHTLRAQIDYGFYEARTTFGRIGVKVWIYKGDVTARELAQQQAAAPRPSRGPRREGADRPARARRERPETAPESTAVESAAPAAAASAPSSSEGES
- the rplC gene encoding 50S ribosomal protein L3 gives rise to the protein MTATKTVKGVLGTKLGMTQVWDADNRLVPVTVIEAGPCVVTQVRQAESDGYAAVQIAFGAIDPRKVTKPLTGHFEKAGVTPRRHLVELRTADATEYTLGQEITVETFEAGQDIDVTGTTKGKGFAGVMKRHGFHGVSSSHGSHKNHRKPGSIGGCATPGRVFKGMRMAGRMGGVRQTTQNLTIHAVDADKGLLLVKGAVPGPRGGTVLVRTAAKGA
- the rplW gene encoding 50S ribosomal protein L23, which produces MSTLAAGKDPRDILIAPVVSEKSYSLLNQGKYTFIVDPRANKTEIKIAVERVFNVKVDSVHTLNRIGKTRRTRFGIGKRKDTKRAIVTLREGSIDIFGAGA
- the rpsJ gene encoding 30S ribosomal protein S10, translating into MAGQKIRIRLKSYDHEVIDNSARKIVDTVTRAGATVVGPVPLPTEKNVFVVIRSPHKYKDSREHFEMRTHKRLIDIIDPTPKAVDSLMRLDLPADVNIEIKL
- the rpsS gene encoding 30S ribosomal protein S19, with protein sequence MPRSLKKGPFIDDHLQKKVDAQNEAGSKNVIKTWSRRSVISPDMLGHTLAVHDGRKHVPVFVTESMVGHKLGEFAPTRTFKGHVKDDKKGRRR